One window of the Halictus rubicundus isolate RS-2024b chromosome 6, iyHalRubi1_principal, whole genome shotgun sequence genome contains the following:
- the LOC143354766 gene encoding uncharacterized protein LOC143354766: protein MILLRVIPFGFFLCFVQAALDVLFDDAYCEILNTEYVDPDCSLDILDDSEYESYMTVRLEIKKMIPALVVSATIVGMERNGEYTQDVGLGWTMDVCETLAGPPNIAHVFVKALDMTPDKCPPEPGVYGNKHFVIDENSGLPDSVPSGKYFLNVTILHEEEPLGIVGIYLTIM, encoded by the exons atgattttgttGCGCGTCATTCCGTTTGGGTTTTTCTTGTGCTTCGTGCAG GCAGCTCTCGACGTTCTCTTTGATGACGCTTATTGTGAAATTTTGAACACGGAGTACGTCGACCCTGATTGCTCACTAGACATCTTAGATGACAGCGAATATGAAAGTTATATGACCGTGCGTCTTGAGATAAAAAAAATGATTCCCGCTCTTGTA GTCTCGGCAACAATAGTTGGAATGGAAAGGAATGGCGAATATACACAGGACGTAGGACTTGGCTGGACAATGGATGTTTGTGAAACTTTAGCTGGTCCTCCTAACATTGCACATGTTTTTGTCAAAGCTCTCGACATGACTCCTGACAAGTGTCCTCCAGAACCG GGAGTATAtggaaataaacattttgttaTTGACGAGAACAGTGGTCTTCCAGATTCAGTTCCTAGTGgcaagtattttttaaatgtgaCGATACTACACGAGGAAGAGCCACTAGGTATAGTCGGTATTTATTTAAcgataatgtaa